The sequence below is a genomic window from Planktothrix tepida PCC 9214.
AATTATTTTTACAATACAATCAACCTGATTTATTACCCAATCTTAGCTCTCGCAAGAAGCTTTTTGTCTTATTGATAGACAGTATGGCAATTCAGAATATTTCAGAAGTTGAGGTTTTGAAGAAAACAACAATTCCCAAAAAATTGTGGGAAAAGATCCGACATTTAGACATGAATTTTAATTTTTCTCGCTTCAACTTAGAACAACTTGCTTCTTATCTTTTTCAAGTAGAAACTTGGGAAGAATTAAGACCTGTTTTTAAATTACCTTATAGCTCTTACCAAAACAACATAAGCCAACTCATCGAAGATTTACAATTTAACTCTTCAACACAACAGAACTTACCAGGTGTTGCTTAATTAGTTTTTGAGAACTTTAAGGTACGATATTCTTCCCTATAGCTCTATCAAATTTATAGTTTCTCAAGCCCCAGTTTTCCCAAGGAAATAAGAATCGGCATAGACAGTTGAGTTTTGGCTGATGCTTCAGGAATTCCCATGCCATTTCTAACCAACGTTAGAAACTCTCGAACTTTGAAAACAACCGGATCTGTGGCAGGAGTATAACCTTTTTGAATAGCAATTTTTAAACCTTGTTCAATATCTTGGAGTGTAGCAACACGCTGATGATCTACAAACACTGTCGATTCCTGCCCTAGTGTACCCGTAGTCATCGCAATTCCATTACTGGTTGGCTGTCCTGAATGGGGAATAATATTAAACAAATAGAGACGTTCAATCCCTTGACTAGAGCGAGTTTTAATGACAAGATTAGTAATAGAAGTGGTAGTTGCCCCTGGAAAATTTAAGGGTTGAATGGGTTGAACTAATACCATCCGAGCTTGATTACTTTCTAATTCTATATCAGTATTAAAAACGGCTTTAGAAGGGTCAGCTAATCGAATATAAGTAACAATTTCATCCGTTTGGCTAAAGTCAATCACGCTAAAGCGACCTGGCCAGACGGGGAGATTCGTGGTTGTACGAGTTGCCGTATCCCGATTCATCGGTTGTAAAGCTGGATTTTGAGCAGAACTGTGGGAAGATAAACTGGTGATCAGAATTGTTGAGAGAACCGGAGAAAGCAAAATTAAACTAATTTTTTGAAGAAGTTTTTTCATGATGCAATAACCTCAAATTAAATTCAGTAATTAATTGACCGTAATAAAAGCATTAACGAAAATTGAAACTTCCGTTCCTTCTGGCACAATTGCCACATTACCTCGCTTCATCAGTTCTTCTAAGGTTTGATCTGAGCGTTCACGTAAACGTTGAGCCGTGGGCGTAAAAAAACCTTCCAAAGCGGCGGCTAAAATATTAGGTTGAGCGCGTCCGGTAAGAGTTTCCACACTGCTACTTCCCAAGAGTCCACTGTGCTGACTTAATGTGCGTTGAGTAGGTTGATTAATAATTTGTCCAACCCGTCCTAAACTACTTAATACACCGACTAAAATAT
It includes:
- a CDS encoding lipase, with product MAIQNISEVEVLKKTTIPKKLWEKIRHLDMNFNFSRFNLEQLASYLFQVETWEELRPVFKLPYSSYQNNISQLIEDLQFNSSTQQNLPGVA